The following proteins come from a genomic window of Corallococcus sp. NCRR:
- a CDS encoding glucose 1-dehydrogenase: MKAVAIMFPSREVRVLDVPEPRLHSPTQVKVRTLEVGVCGTDQDILKGHHGAAPKGEDHLILGHECLGEVMEVGAHVQGLKPGDLVVPRVRRPCPHAHCPACSHGHPDFCVTGDYTERGIQGAHGFCSEHFVEDAAYLHKAEDSLRGVAVLTEPLTIAEKGLRELSHIQSRLPWKPSPGKALVLGAGPVAQLGAMALMRAGFDVTVYSRSPKPNEKAVASEAVGAPYISSKEVTVEALKEQLGGVGVIYEATGASQVAFDSLQVLEENGVLIFTGVPGREEPLELQGDQVLGRLVLGNRVMFGTVNASDSDFREALEDLARFRAKWPGRVEALITQRHPPSEFAKVVEAKGGIKHVISFQEHAR, translated from the coding sequence ATGAAGGCCGTGGCCATCATGTTCCCCTCGCGCGAGGTGCGCGTCCTCGACGTTCCCGAACCGCGGCTGCACTCACCCACCCAGGTCAAGGTGCGCACGCTGGAGGTGGGCGTGTGCGGCACCGACCAGGACATCCTGAAGGGCCACCATGGCGCGGCGCCCAAGGGGGAGGACCACCTCATCCTGGGCCACGAGTGCCTGGGCGAGGTGATGGAGGTGGGCGCGCACGTGCAGGGCCTGAAGCCGGGGGACCTGGTGGTGCCCCGGGTGCGCAGGCCCTGTCCGCACGCGCACTGCCCCGCGTGCAGCCATGGCCACCCGGACTTCTGCGTGACGGGGGACTACACGGAGCGCGGCATCCAGGGCGCGCACGGCTTCTGCTCGGAGCACTTCGTGGAGGACGCGGCCTACCTGCACAAGGCGGAGGACTCCTTGCGCGGCGTGGCCGTGCTCACCGAGCCGCTCACCATCGCGGAGAAGGGCCTGCGCGAGCTTTCGCACATCCAGTCCCGCCTGCCGTGGAAGCCGAGCCCCGGCAAGGCGCTGGTGCTGGGCGCGGGGCCGGTGGCGCAGTTGGGGGCCATGGCGCTGATGCGCGCGGGCTTCGACGTGACGGTGTACTCGCGCAGCCCCAAGCCCAATGAGAAGGCCGTTGCATCCGAAGCGGTGGGCGCGCCGTACATCTCCAGCAAGGAGGTGACGGTGGAGGCGTTGAAGGAGCAGCTGGGCGGCGTGGGCGTCATCTACGAGGCGACGGGCGCGTCGCAGGTGGCCTTCGACTCGCTCCAGGTGCTGGAGGAGAACGGCGTGCTCATCTTCACCGGCGTGCCCGGACGCGAGGAGCCGCTGGAGCTGCAGGGCGACCAGGTGCTGGGGCGGTTGGTCCTGGGCAACCGGGTGATGTTCGGCACGGTGAACGCGTCGGACAGCGACTTCCGTGAGGCGCTGGAGGACCTGGCCCGCTTCCGCGCGAAGTGGCCGGGGAGGGTGGAGGCGCTCATCACCCAGCGCCACCCGCCGTCGGAGTTCGCCAAGGTGGTGGAGGCGAAGGGCGGCATCAAGCACGTCATCTCGTTCCAGGAGCATGCCCGGTGA
- a CDS encoding glycoside hydrolase family 15 protein: MNPHHEDLKGGIAIEDHGIIGDLRTVALVGNEGTIDWLCYPHFDSPSIFAALLDPEKGGYWRVSPEPDGVMKRQFYWPDTNVLVTRFYTPDGVGELIDLMPLGKGARAEGREVLRRIRVVRGEMSFRMECFPAFNYARDEHETHVVKGGAAFVSRTLSMQLVTPIPLKQEKNGVVAHFTLKESQSAVFTLREGGVEGCHHHLHTHDSAEKLFRDTVDYWRHWVSKCKYTGRWREMVQRSALALKLMTFEPSGAIIAAPTCSLPESPGGTRNWDYRFCWLRDAAFTVYAFIRIGFNEEAAAFMRWVEARCAENGDGPLPLMFRLDGTPVPKEEELTHLRGYGGASPVRIGNAAAHQLQLDIYGELMDSVYLSNKYAVPISYDFWSHLRRLVDWVCDHWQREDEGIWEIRGSRRHFVYSKLMCWVAVDRAIRLADKRSLPADRAKWLKTRDAIFEEIMDKGWCKEKGAFIQAYGHEALDAANLLMPLVFFLSPVDPRMLSTLDLIRKAPRDGGLTSDGLVFRYDTDTKLDGIEGSEGTFNLCSFWLVEAMTRASPVRPDLLDEARLIFERMQGYANHLGLYAEQTGMSGEAMGNFPQALTHLSLISAAYNLDRTLGRHD; this comes from the coding sequence GTGAATCCCCACCACGAGGACCTGAAGGGCGGCATCGCCATCGAGGACCACGGCATCATCGGCGACCTGCGCACGGTGGCGCTGGTGGGCAACGAGGGCACCATCGACTGGCTGTGCTATCCGCACTTCGACAGCCCCAGCATCTTCGCGGCGCTGCTGGACCCGGAGAAGGGCGGGTACTGGCGCGTGTCCCCGGAGCCGGACGGGGTGATGAAGCGGCAGTTCTACTGGCCGGACACCAACGTGCTGGTGACGCGCTTCTACACGCCGGACGGCGTGGGAGAGCTCATCGACCTGATGCCCCTGGGCAAGGGGGCGAGGGCGGAGGGGCGCGAGGTGCTGCGGCGCATCCGCGTGGTGCGCGGGGAGATGTCCTTCCGCATGGAGTGCTTCCCGGCGTTCAACTACGCGCGGGACGAGCACGAGACGCACGTGGTGAAGGGCGGCGCGGCCTTCGTCTCCAGGACGCTGAGCATGCAGCTGGTGACGCCCATCCCGCTGAAGCAGGAGAAGAACGGCGTCGTCGCGCACTTCACGCTGAAGGAGAGCCAGTCCGCGGTCTTCACCCTGCGCGAGGGCGGCGTGGAGGGCTGCCACCACCACCTGCACACGCACGACTCCGCGGAGAAGCTCTTCCGCGACACGGTGGACTACTGGCGCCACTGGGTGTCCAAGTGCAAGTACACGGGGCGGTGGCGGGAGATGGTGCAGCGCTCGGCGCTGGCCCTGAAGCTGATGACCTTCGAGCCGTCCGGGGCCATCATCGCGGCGCCCACGTGCAGCCTGCCGGAGTCTCCCGGCGGCACGCGCAACTGGGACTACCGCTTCTGCTGGCTGCGCGACGCGGCCTTCACCGTCTACGCGTTCATCCGCATCGGCTTCAACGAGGAGGCCGCCGCGTTCATGCGCTGGGTGGAGGCGCGCTGCGCGGAGAACGGGGACGGGCCGCTGCCCCTGATGTTCCGTCTGGACGGCACCCCGGTGCCGAAGGAGGAGGAGCTGACGCACCTGCGAGGCTATGGCGGCGCGAGCCCGGTGCGCATCGGCAACGCGGCGGCGCACCAGCTCCAACTGGACATCTACGGAGAGCTGATGGACTCCGTGTACCTGTCCAACAAGTACGCGGTGCCCATCTCGTATGACTTCTGGAGTCACCTGCGGCGGCTGGTGGATTGGGTGTGCGACCACTGGCAGCGCGAGGACGAGGGCATCTGGGAGATCCGCGGCTCGCGCCGGCACTTCGTCTATTCGAAGCTGATGTGCTGGGTGGCGGTGGACCGGGCCATCCGGCTCGCGGACAAGCGCAGCCTGCCGGCGGACCGGGCGAAGTGGCTGAAGACGCGCGACGCCATCTTCGAGGAGATCATGGACAAGGGCTGGTGCAAGGAGAAGGGCGCCTTCATCCAGGCCTATGGGCACGAGGCGCTGGACGCGGCGAACCTCCTGATGCCGCTGGTGTTCTTCCTGTCGCCGGTGGATCCGCGGATGCTCTCCACGCTGGACCTCATCCGCAAGGCGCCGCGGGACGGGGGCCTCACGTCGGACGGCCTGGTGTTCCGCTACGACACGGACACGAAGCTGGATGGGATTGAAGGCAGCGAAGGCACCTTCAACCTGTGCAGCTTCTGGCTGGTGGAGGCGATGACGCGCGCGAGCCCGGTGCGGCCGGACCTCTTGGACGAGGCGCGGCTCATCTTCGAGCGGATGCAGGGCTACGCGAACCACCTGGGGCTGTACGCGGAGCAGACGGGCATGTCCGGCGAGGCGATGGGCAATTTCCCGCAGGCGCTCACGCACCTGTCGCTCATCAGCGCCGCCTACAACCTGGACCGGACGTTGGGCCGCCACGATTGA
- a CDS encoding App1 family protein: protein MPDLYPLLFRFAVKADAHYDVLSRRVRKGLGIAPPLRILPYRGYGTPERVVIKARVLEERKVTPQRQRHTLWSSAVASYKRYMTREISSAHVAVRWGDKRWEGVTDEEGFLELWVPPPEGVRSGWHMVELELLSPEAEGVPRVSAPVRVAGTSAELGVISDIDDTVIATGVTDPLKRAWALFLTEHRGRLPFPGVDAFYAALQAGASGTADNPIFYVSSSPWNLYEHLDEFLSIHRIPIGPLLLRDWGLSRHGFAPGGGHGHKLDKIRGVLETLAHLPFVLIGDSGQEDAEHYRTIVREYPGRIRCVYIRNVPGGSKRGEEMEAIAKDIRDAGSELVAVDDTVAAARHAARAGWIRWEEVPEVEAHRREDAARSALGERG, encoded by the coding sequence ATGCCCGACCTGTACCCGCTGCTGTTCCGTTTCGCCGTCAAGGCGGATGCCCACTACGACGTGTTGAGCCGCCGCGTGCGCAAGGGGCTGGGCATCGCCCCGCCGCTGCGCATCCTGCCGTACCGGGGCTACGGCACCCCGGAGCGCGTGGTCATCAAGGCGCGCGTGCTGGAGGAGCGCAAGGTGACGCCCCAGCGCCAGCGCCACACGCTGTGGAGCAGCGCCGTGGCCTCCTACAAGCGCTACATGACGCGTGAGATTTCCAGCGCGCACGTGGCGGTGCGCTGGGGGGACAAGCGCTGGGAGGGCGTGACGGACGAGGAGGGCTTCCTGGAGCTGTGGGTGCCGCCGCCGGAGGGCGTGCGCTCCGGCTGGCACATGGTGGAGCTGGAGCTGCTGTCCCCGGAGGCGGAAGGCGTGCCGCGCGTGTCCGCGCCGGTGCGGGTGGCGGGCACGAGCGCGGAGCTGGGCGTCATCAGCGACATCGACGACACGGTCATCGCCACGGGGGTGACGGATCCGCTCAAGCGCGCGTGGGCGCTGTTCCTCACGGAGCACCGGGGGCGGCTGCCCTTCCCGGGCGTGGACGCGTTCTACGCGGCGCTCCAGGCGGGCGCGAGCGGCACGGCGGACAACCCCATCTTCTACGTGTCCAGCAGCCCGTGGAACCTCTACGAGCACCTGGACGAGTTCCTCTCCATCCACCGCATCCCCATTGGCCCGCTGCTGTTGCGCGACTGGGGCCTGTCACGCCACGGCTTCGCGCCGGGCGGGGGGCACGGGCACAAGCTGGACAAGATTCGCGGCGTGCTGGAGACGCTGGCGCACCTGCCCTTCGTGCTGATTGGGGACAGCGGCCAGGAGGACGCGGAGCACTACCGCACCATCGTGCGCGAGTACCCGGGCCGCATCCGCTGCGTCTACATCCGCAACGTGCCGGGGGGCTCCAAGCGCGGCGAGGAGATGGAGGCCATCGCGAAGGACATCCGCGACGCGGGCAGTGAGCTGGTCGCCGTGGACGACACGGTGGCCGCCGCGAGGCACGCGGCGCGCGCCGGGTGGATCCGCTGGGAGGAGGTCCCGGAGGTGGAGGCCCACCGCCGAGAGGACGCCGCGCGCAGCGCCCTGGGCGAGCGGGGCTGA
- the ppk1 gene encoding polyphosphate kinase 1 codes for MAKRATAKGTAQKAVDRDVVPPGTEVPDSDLFFNRELSWLAFNDRVLQLSESPEVPLMERLKFISIYARNLDEFFMIRVARLHEQIVARVGRLVPDGASPGDTLDKLHTGILEQGRRHADCFEKVLRPALAEKGLRILSMKELDADQRAQVEQRFREQIFPVLTPLAIGLGRHFPYISNLSLSLAVLLRDPVAEEESVARVKVPKEILPRFVPLKGGALFVPLEEIIAQHLGDLFPGMEVLNWSLFRVTRDADYTVSEDAEDLLKAVETELSQRRFGDVIRLEIQAGMNAKLLEPLVEALTLEPRQVYEEHGLLDLADVMSLAMTPGFSEQRDPPWTPVTQARLRTDNESADGGGTVMSAMRRGDLLVHHPYESFTTSVERFVSEAVEDPDVLALKQTVYRTSDSSPLVPALIRATEHGKQAVCMVELKARFDERTNIRWANALEEAGVHVVYGIPSLKTHAKAILIVRREGERVRHYVHIGTGNYNPKTARLYTDLGLFTTDPEIGADVADVFNFLTGFGRPRSFRKLLVAPLTMREGLLEEIRKTQAAHTPEAPARILMKMNALVDPGIIRALYDASRAGVRVDLNVRGICCLRPGVPGVSEHIRVVSNLGRFLEHPRIYAFERGAASRCYIGSADMMPRNLDHRVEILAPVEDPTLAAQVKDVVERCMVDTSGAWELGADGTWRRRTAATPSERRSAQGELMERAIRMVHVQSGRPVG; via the coding sequence ATGGCGAAGCGCGCCACCGCGAAAGGCACCGCCCAGAAGGCCGTGGACCGGGACGTCGTCCCCCCGGGCACGGAGGTGCCGGACAGCGACCTGTTCTTCAACCGGGAGCTGTCGTGGCTGGCCTTCAACGACCGGGTGCTGCAGCTGTCCGAGTCGCCGGAGGTGCCGCTGATGGAGCGGCTGAAGTTCATCTCCATCTACGCGCGCAACCTGGATGAGTTCTTCATGATCCGCGTGGCCCGGCTGCACGAGCAGATCGTCGCGCGCGTGGGCCGCCTGGTGCCGGACGGCGCGTCCCCGGGCGACACGCTGGACAAGCTGCACACGGGCATCCTGGAGCAGGGCCGGCGCCACGCGGACTGCTTCGAGAAGGTCCTGCGCCCCGCGCTGGCGGAGAAGGGCCTGCGCATCCTGTCCATGAAGGAGCTGGACGCGGACCAGCGCGCGCAGGTGGAGCAGCGCTTCCGCGAGCAGATCTTCCCCGTCCTCACGCCGCTGGCCATCGGGCTGGGGCGGCACTTCCCGTACATCTCCAACCTGTCCCTGAGCCTCGCGGTGCTGCTGCGCGACCCGGTGGCGGAGGAGGAGAGCGTGGCGCGGGTGAAGGTGCCCAAGGAGATATTGCCCCGCTTCGTGCCGCTCAAGGGGGGCGCGCTCTTCGTGCCGCTGGAGGAGATCATCGCCCAGCACCTGGGGGACCTGTTCCCCGGGATGGAGGTCCTCAACTGGAGCCTGTTCCGCGTGACGCGCGACGCGGACTACACCGTGTCCGAGGACGCGGAGGACCTGCTCAAGGCGGTGGAGACGGAGCTCAGCCAGCGCCGCTTCGGGGACGTCATCCGCCTGGAAATCCAGGCGGGGATGAACGCGAAGCTGCTGGAGCCGCTGGTGGAGGCGCTGACGCTGGAGCCCCGGCAGGTGTACGAGGAGCACGGCCTGCTGGACCTGGCGGACGTGATGTCGCTGGCGATGACGCCGGGCTTCTCCGAGCAGCGCGACCCGCCGTGGACGCCGGTGACGCAGGCCCGGCTGCGCACGGACAACGAGTCCGCGGACGGCGGGGGCACGGTGATGTCCGCCATGCGCCGGGGCGACCTGCTGGTGCACCACCCCTACGAGTCCTTCACCACCTCCGTGGAGCGCTTCGTGAGCGAGGCGGTGGAGGACCCGGACGTGCTGGCGCTGAAGCAGACGGTGTACCGCACGTCGGACAGCTCCCCGCTGGTGCCCGCGCTCATCCGCGCGACGGAGCACGGCAAGCAGGCCGTGTGCATGGTGGAGCTGAAGGCGAGATTCGACGAGCGCACCAACATCCGCTGGGCGAACGCGCTGGAAGAGGCGGGCGTGCACGTCGTGTACGGGATTCCCAGCCTGAAGACGCACGCGAAGGCCATCCTCATCGTGCGGCGCGAGGGCGAGCGGGTGCGGCACTACGTGCACATCGGCACGGGCAACTACAACCCGAAGACGGCGCGGCTCTACACGGACCTGGGCTTGTTCACCACGGATCCGGAGATTGGCGCGGACGTGGCGGACGTCTTCAACTTCCTCACCGGCTTCGGCCGGCCGCGCTCCTTCCGCAAGCTGCTGGTGGCGCCGCTGACCATGCGGGAGGGGCTGCTGGAGGAGATCAGGAAGACCCAGGCGGCGCACACGCCAGAGGCGCCCGCGCGCATCCTGATGAAGATGAACGCGCTGGTGGACCCGGGCATCATCCGCGCGCTCTACGACGCGTCCCGCGCGGGCGTCCGCGTGGACCTCAACGTGCGAGGCATCTGCTGCCTGCGGCCGGGAGTGCCGGGCGTGTCCGAGCACATCCGCGTGGTGTCCAACCTGGGCCGCTTCCTGGAGCACCCGCGCATCTACGCCTTCGAGCGGGGCGCGGCGTCGCGGTGCTACATCGGGTCCGCGGACATGATGCCGCGCAACCTGGACCACCGCGTGGAAATCCTGGCGCCGGTGGAGGACCCCACCCTGGCCGCGCAGGTGAAGGACGTGGTGGAGCGCTGCATGGTGGACACCAGCGGCGCGTGGGAGCTGGGCGCGGACGGCACGTGGCGGCGGCGCACCGCCGCCACGCCCAGCGAAAGGCGCTCCGCCCAGGGGGAGCTCATGGAGCGCGCCATCCGCATGGTGCATGTGCAGAGCGGGCGCCCCGTGGGCTGA
- a CDS encoding peptidylprolyl isomerase translates to MATKKNPPAKPSAPAAKAPGAASAPAKPAKSAAASPKPPEAPAAPPQAPVHQLVQRLPVAPGLGHQADLPQVKAPSLENLNIRVPQGEDLTEEDLLERFHELARAKAQVRERAEGEALAMGDDVRLDILGYANGRLIPLSTRLGYWMELAPQVMLPGFAEVIAEASVGDSVEVGLVLPDNYPAEQLRGMPARFLVDVRGAREVRMPDTESDAFLQQLGRGSTHEEVMSSIVEEMENEMADMLWVDARNRVLDEIVARSDVSVPKPLVDEEIRRRWHQAEGEILARKFFSLEEQQEALDGWLHHPGIRDDVERRLKIALVLRAIAQRDKLQLTPQYALELLKESSEPFGITEAQLRESMLDPSASAQMMDVAWHLLAVEHVMTQARVTFEGAEAGLA, encoded by the coding sequence GTGGCCACGAAGAAGAACCCTCCCGCGAAGCCGTCCGCCCCCGCCGCCAAGGCGCCCGGTGCTGCTTCCGCCCCGGCGAAGCCGGCGAAGTCCGCCGCCGCCAGCCCCAAGCCCCCGGAAGCGCCCGCCGCCCCGCCGCAGGCCCCCGTGCACCAACTGGTGCAGCGGCTGCCCGTGGCGCCCGGCCTGGGCCACCAGGCGGACCTGCCGCAAGTGAAGGCCCCGTCGCTGGAGAACCTCAACATCCGCGTGCCCCAGGGCGAGGACCTCACGGAGGAGGACCTGCTGGAGCGCTTCCACGAGCTGGCCCGCGCGAAGGCGCAGGTCCGCGAGCGCGCGGAAGGCGAGGCCCTGGCCATGGGCGACGACGTGCGGCTGGACATCCTGGGCTACGCCAACGGCCGCCTCATCCCGCTGAGCACCCGCTTGGGCTACTGGATGGAGCTGGCCCCCCAGGTGATGCTGCCCGGCTTCGCGGAGGTCATCGCGGAAGCCAGCGTGGGTGACAGCGTGGAGGTGGGGCTGGTGCTGCCGGACAACTACCCGGCGGAGCAGCTGCGCGGCATGCCGGCGCGCTTCCTGGTGGACGTGCGCGGCGCGCGCGAGGTGCGCATGCCCGACACGGAGTCGGACGCGTTCCTCCAGCAGCTGGGCCGCGGCTCCACGCACGAAGAGGTCATGAGCTCCATCGTGGAGGAGATGGAGAACGAGATGGCCGACATGCTCTGGGTGGACGCGCGCAACCGCGTGCTGGACGAAATCGTCGCCCGCTCCGACGTCTCCGTGCCCAAGCCGCTGGTGGACGAGGAGATCCGCCGCCGCTGGCATCAGGCCGAGGGCGAAATCCTGGCGCGGAAGTTCTTCAGCCTGGAGGAGCAGCAGGAGGCGCTGGACGGCTGGCTGCACCACCCGGGCATCCGCGACGACGTGGAGCGCCGCCTCAAGATTGCCCTGGTGCTGCGCGCCATCGCGCAGCGGGACAAGCTCCAGCTCACGCCGCAGTACGCGCTGGAGCTGCTCAAGGAGTCCTCGGAGCCCTTCGGCATCACCGAGGCGCAGCTGCGCGAGTCCATGCTGGACCCGTCCGCCTCCGCGCAGATGATGGACGTCGCGTGGCACCTGCTCGCCGTGGAGCACGTGATGACGCAGGCCCGGGTGACCTTCGAGGGCGCCGAGGCGGGGCTCGCCTAG
- a CDS encoding tryptophan synthase alpha chain, whose protein sequence is MGRTGVWPGWVLLLGLWAACGRTLPEDTASARMAWRPPSTCVPMTCESQGLDCGYAINGCGGTLHCGECSEDEACGGGGVPNVCGPRPCVPSTCEARGATCGPLSDGCGGVLDCGTCATPEVCGGAGVPNACGPPACVPTTCEAAGKNCGQVADGCGGVLDCGACGPDETCGGGGTANVCGRAPCVPTTCGALGKDCGAVSDGCGGVLECGACGEGLTCGASGVANVCAAPLCHAATCAALGKGCGEVLDGCGGVLECGACEADATCGGAGEANVCGAGTCVPTTCAALGANCGRVSDGCGAVLECGGCLGAESCGGAGTPNVCGRAACTPSTCEALGKNCGQVSDGCGGTLECGACGEGLTCGAGGVPNVCAVPGCRPATCGFLGATCGQVSDGCGGTLECGTCAAPETCGGTGVPHVCAPPEPVCVDRDLGSALPVSLKGSTVEARDDHAASCGGAGAPDRGYLWTAPRAGTFTFDTARSAIRSVIAVYADGCGGEELACATGGISYGGGSRVAVTLTQGQRVLVTVDAVAGEAFTQGAFELHIDELRATEAGACFDGMDNDGDRWVDCADTECRDEPRCKGQGCAHHDLGSALPLTFQGETALSGDGFQGTCGALLQQDRAHLWTAPKAGTFVFDTSPGDDPDAGGHALYLLTGCRGTELGCAANPHPTTKDAPVLKLTLAQGQSVLVVVDGMARPDRDTPIRYTLRVTEWVPSKADH, encoded by the coding sequence ATGGGGCGGACGGGTGTTTGGCCGGGCTGGGTGCTGCTGCTGGGGCTGTGGGCGGCGTGCGGCCGGACGCTGCCGGAGGACACGGCTTCCGCCAGGATGGCCTGGCGGCCCCCGTCCACCTGCGTGCCCATGACGTGCGAGTCCCAGGGGCTCGACTGCGGCTACGCCATCAACGGGTGCGGCGGCACGCTCCACTGTGGCGAGTGCTCCGAGGACGAGGCCTGCGGCGGGGGCGGCGTGCCCAACGTCTGCGGCCCCCGGCCCTGCGTCCCCAGCACCTGTGAGGCGCGGGGCGCCACCTGCGGGCCGCTCTCGGACGGCTGCGGCGGCGTGCTCGACTGCGGCACGTGCGCGACCCCGGAGGTCTGCGGAGGCGCTGGCGTGCCCAACGCCTGCGGGCCGCCGGCCTGCGTCCCCACCACCTGCGAGGCCGCGGGCAAGAACTGCGGCCAGGTCGCGGACGGCTGCGGCGGGGTGCTCGATTGTGGCGCGTGCGGGCCGGACGAGACGTGCGGCGGAGGCGGCACCGCCAACGTGTGCGGCCGCGCGCCGTGCGTCCCCACCACCTGCGGGGCGCTGGGCAAGGACTGCGGCGCCGTGTCCGACGGCTGCGGCGGCGTCCTGGAGTGCGGCGCGTGCGGAGAGGGGCTCACCTGCGGCGCGAGCGGCGTGGCCAACGTCTGCGCGGCCCCGCTGTGCCATGCGGCCACCTGCGCCGCGCTGGGGAAGGGCTGCGGCGAGGTGCTGGACGGCTGCGGCGGCGTCCTGGAGTGCGGCGCCTGCGAGGCCGACGCGACGTGCGGCGGCGCGGGGGAGGCCAACGTCTGCGGCGCCGGCACCTGCGTGCCCACGACCTGCGCGGCCCTGGGCGCGAACTGCGGCCGCGTGTCCGACGGCTGCGGCGCGGTGCTGGAGTGCGGAGGCTGCCTCGGTGCCGAGAGCTGCGGCGGCGCGGGCACGCCCAACGTCTGCGGCAGGGCCGCGTGCACCCCGTCCACCTGCGAGGCCCTGGGCAAGAACTGCGGCCAGGTCTCGGACGGCTGCGGCGGCACGCTGGAGTGCGGCGCGTGCGGCGAGGGGCTCACCTGCGGCGCGGGCGGCGTCCCCAACGTCTGCGCGGTGCCCGGATGCCGGCCGGCCACCTGCGGCTTCCTGGGCGCGACGTGCGGCCAGGTCTCGGACGGCTGCGGCGGCACGCTGGAGTGCGGCACGTGCGCGGCGCCGGAGACCTGCGGCGGCACGGGCGTGCCCCATGTCTGCGCGCCCCCGGAGCCCGTGTGCGTGGACCGGGACCTGGGCAGCGCGCTGCCGGTGTCGCTGAAGGGCTCCACCGTGGAGGCCCGGGACGACCACGCCGCCTCGTGCGGAGGCGCGGGCGCTCCGGACCGGGGCTACCTGTGGACGGCGCCCCGGGCGGGCACCTTCACCTTCGACACGGCCCGCTCGGCCATCCGGTCCGTCATCGCCGTGTACGCGGACGGCTGCGGCGGCGAGGAGCTGGCGTGCGCCACGGGCGGCATCAGCTACGGCGGCGGGTCCCGGGTGGCGGTGACGCTGACACAGGGCCAGCGGGTCCTGGTGACGGTGGACGCCGTGGCCGGCGAGGCGTTCACGCAGGGCGCCTTCGAGCTGCACATCGACGAATTGCGCGCCACCGAGGCCGGCGCCTGCTTCGACGGCATGGACAACGACGGGGACCGCTGGGTGGACTGCGCGGACACCGAGTGCCGCGACGAGCCCCGCTGCAAGGGCCAGGGCTGCGCCCACCACGACCTGGGCAGCGCCCTGCCCCTCACCTTCCAGGGCGAGACGGCCCTCTCCGGCGACGGCTTCCAGGGCACCTGCGGCGCGCTGCTCCAGCAGGACCGCGCCCACCTGTGGACGGCGCCGAAAGCCGGCACCTTCGTCTTCGACACCTCGCCCGGCGACGACCCGGACGCGGGCGGCCACGCCCTGTACCTCCTCACCGGCTGCCGGGGCACGGAGCTGGGCTGCGCCGCGAACCCACATCCTACGACAAAGGACGCCCCGGTCCTGAAGCTCACCCTGGCCCAGGGGCAGTCCGTGCTGGTGGTGGTGGACGGTATGGCCCGACCGGACCGGGACACCCCCATCCGCTACACCCTCCGCGTCACGGAGTGGGTCCCGTCCAAGGCCGACCACTGA